In Drosophila ananassae strain 14024-0371.13 chromosome 3R, ASM1763931v2, whole genome shotgun sequence, the DNA window AACAAGCAATTTAACATTTCATTCAGTATTGTACTTAATgttttagtaaaaaataatgatttatAGTTCTATGAATTCCTAAAGGAAGTGGCATTCCCCCGATAAGCCCCATTCGGCCgattataatataaaattgtgTGTCAAACACCCCCacgaattaaaaataaaacaaaaaattggcATGACCTCGAGGGTGAATCATCTATTTGCCGATAAGGAGAGCACTTTCactttttatttagaaaaaacAATGGGCTAATCTCTTATCAATCCGTTGCACGTCACGCTGCGGCTTCCAATCCACAATCCTCTTATTAGCTTTCGGGCTGTGCGTCTATTCTTTCGGCCCAACGATAAGcgttgagaaaaaaaaacacgataCCGCATCATCATGAGAGtaaatctaaaataaaaaaaaattccattaTAATTGTAGTCGTTTGGGTGCTTctttccagttccagttcccaGAAGGGGCGGTTCACGGACCAGATCGACCGTCACGTCGATAAAGCCCCCGACGGCCCCCGCCGTCCGTTGATTACGTTTATCATCAAATTTAGTTGATTACCCCCAATCGCCTGGCCGAATATTAATGCGAAATTCTGTTTAATTAAACATCctaattatttgatttttatagttatcttttgttttttataaatttaataaattattaattaagtAATTGGGGGTTTAGGAACCTTGTTTTAGACTCTATACCccccaaataaaatataataaccTGAAAGATCCATTCAGATTTCTTTAGGATTGTCCCTTATACCTCCCAAGTGGCTGTCGAATAATAGCTATCTTATCGCCCGGCAATTAAGTAATTCCCAATGACGCATTTGGGGTTTTCATTGGGCAGCGGGTGATGGTTCGGAAAGcgcttaaaaaaaagttatgaGGGCCTGTCCTTAAGTTTTATTGATTTCCATAGCGAACTGTCGCGCTCACCTATTTTTGGTTCTATTTTTATGGCAGCCCCGCAAAggtagtttattttttaaacagcTACTACCCACTGGCTTGTATACAACTCCTAGCCCTCTTCCCAGAAATCAATGAACGTTGAGATTCCGATCGTCCGATATGCAATCTAATCGTCGGCCCAAGACCAAGACTTCACCTCAAGTGGCTCCAGGGCCCGCTGGTCAAGAGCCTGGCCGAAGTTTCTGCGTTGTTCTGTTCGCCTCTAAAACTTTTTACTGCCCGACGACGGTTGGGGGGTTTCTCTTCACATTTTCGGAATCGGGTCAAGAATTCTGTTGAGCATGCAAAGTGGTGGATACTGGGGGCCCAGAGCGATGTCGTGACAATTCTGGATGCTGTCTGTCCGGCCCCACTCCCTGGGTGCGTGTTCTCCGCTTTTGGGCCAATTCATTAGCTCCACAAAGTGTTTCCCCCATTCGTCAGTCAGTCTCATTACCATATAAATCACTTACCGATTTTACTGCCATTTTTTGTggctattttttcaagtggCTTACTTAGGAGTTGAGTTTCTATATCGTGTGACTctttattgcatttttgccATTCTGTAAGTGTAGAAAAGTGCTATCTGTGGACGTAACTCCACCTTGTTCACTCTCTaagcaaatatttacatttttgccACCTCCGCTCGAAGGTGAAAAATAGAAGCTTTTTCCAGCTTGAGCTTCGACTTTTCCATACCTTTAGTGGATCTATGGATCTATAATTTTTGCAATCTATCTATGGCAGTGTATCCCCTTCCAATGCCCTTTgaaaataagatattttgagGGGTTACCCAATCCCTCCCATTTCCTCCCATTCCCTAGACATCTTCCTCAGTGCTCTGGGTATAGGAAGCACTTAACAAATCagcagaatcagaatcagttGTTTACCATAATGTCTCGTCTGTTCTTCTCATTGCAGTCGCATCGCAAACGTTGCAAAGTTCGCAAGCGTTCCATTCTCAACCGTAATACTCACAGATcggggggaaaaaaaaggaacaaaaTACGAAAAGATACAATACGCAAAAGAAACAAACATTTAAGGTAATAACAGATCGAAAGCAGAGTCCAGACTGAAACTGAAGACCGACACTGCGACTGAGATTCCGGAGATTAGCTAACGACAGCAATGATGGCCGGCAGTGTGCACAACACGCGCATGCTGCGCTTCCTCTTGGTCCTCATCGTGGTGATACTCACTATTTTCATCTACGCCTCGTACTCGGCGACGGGGAATCTAACGCCGAACCACATCCACCCGGCCGCCTCGCCTCCTCAGCAACTCATCGCCAACAATCCCGGCCAGCAAATACTCCAGACCGCCAACAACAGCACCGACAAGGAGTACGGCCACCGGCAGGCTGCCAAGGAGACTGCCAGTGGCAAGATAGTCAGCATAAAGGCGGCGGAGATCCATGAGATTCATCGAAAACACTCGCAGCACCGGCTACCCACAATCGACGAGGATGCCCTGCTGGATGGTGGCTCTGCCGGAGCCAGTCCCCAGGTGGGAGGCCCCGAGCTGACGCCCAACATCATGGCGGAGGAGCTGCTGGAGGAGCAGCAGTACGGCCAAAGCGTTGATGGCGTTACCGGTGAGTCTATTGGTCTAGAATGCCATGCGAGCTGTTATCATTCCCCCGCTAATCATTgctaataaattgaattgaatcCCATCTCCAGGTAACATCAACAgcagcaccaacaacaacatcaacaacaacaatatcaACAGCGTTGGCAACAACACTGGCGACACGTTGCTTGTGAAACAATCAGTTCCTGTcccacaacaacagcaaccacCTCAGTCCCCAtcccagtcgcagtcgcagtcacAACCGCAGGCCCAAGCCCCACAACCCGACGCAGAGATTCTCATTCCCACTTCCAATTTGCAAAAGTTCATCGAGAACGCCGATAAGATTCTGAAGAACATCACCTCCAACAGTAGCACGGGCAATGGAGCTTCAGCAGCCGCTGCAGGAAATGACCAGAATACAGGTGAAGCGTCTGATCAATtacaataaattaattgatttttgaaTGGAGTTGTCATTCTGCGCGTCGTTCCGTTTATTGCGCCACCAACGAGCTACGTAAAAGTCTAACATTTGTTTATCAAAAAGGTATTGCCGATGTCGCACCCAATTGGGGGTTACTCCCCGGCAGTGGGGCACAGTCAGCTCGTGTGCAGTCAGCTAATATGGTCTGGTATCGTCTTTCATTATGGCAGCGCTGTAAACAATCACAAGTACGGAAGCTATTGGGTTGCAGCTGTCCAGTAACCATCTGGCTACGGGGATTAATTAGAATAGGGTTTCGCTTTgtcatttttatttacaaattaattaacaattttacGGCAGGCACTTAACGactcttgtttttgtttcatttgcaGAGAAGGGCAATCAACCGGAGGTGGTGCAAATGAACTTGGCGGACGGCAGGCTGGAGGTCTTTGAGGCCGAGTCCGAGAAGAAGGAGCAACCGCCGCCGTCAAAGGCGATCCAGGAGATCAAGGATACGAAGGGCGATGCAAAGTTAGAGAAGTCCGAGAAACCACCGGCGCCCATTGTGCGGACAACGAAGGGCGGCGCTGGCAGCAAGAGTCCGGCCAAACAGCCCGGTGCTCCAGTGGATCCGTCGAAGGGAGTGCCCACCGAGCAGCTATACGAGCCAGGTCACCTGGACGACGAGATCGATGCAGAGCGCATTTGCCCGAAGGAGGGAAAGTTTATCAAGCTCCTGGTTCTCATCAGCTCCGCCATGTCACACGAGGCGGCTAGGATGTCCATACGACAGACCTGGATGCACTACGGCACAAGGCGGGACGTGGGAATGGCCTTCGTCCTCGGACGGGGCAACAATGATACTCTTAACAAGGCCCTAACCCAGGAGAACTTCATATACGGAGATCTGATACGGGGCAACTTCATCGATTCCTACAACAATCTAACATTGAAAACGATCTCGACGTTAGAGTGGGCGTATCTGCACTGTCCGCAGGCCAAGTACGTACTGAAAACCGATGACGACATGTTCATCAATGTGCCGAAGCTGCTGGCCTTCCTCGACAAGCACAAGGACAAGCGGACCATATACGGACGGTTGGCCAAGAAGTGGAAGCCCATACGTAACAAAAAGTCCAAGTACTACGTGTCCGTGGATCAGTTTGCGGCGGGCGTGTTTCCATCGTTCACGACAGGACCTGCCTATGTCCTCACCGGGGACATTGTGCACGAGCTGTACGTGCGATCGCTGAAGACCGTCTACCTGAAGCTGGAGGATGTCTTCACCACGGGCATCGTGGCCCAGGCACTGGGCATCAAACGGCTGCAGGCCAACGAGTTCGTTAACCGGCGCATCTCGTTCAATCCCTGCAACATCCGCAACGCGATCAGCGTGCACATGATCAAGTCAAACGAACAATTCGATCTGTGGAAGAAGCTGCTGGACCAGACCACCAAGTGTAAATAGTATTTTAAGTTTAGGGTTTAGTTCTTCGGCTTAAACGAATCGATAAGAATCGGAAATgtagtaaaaacaaaaaaaaaacaataggGAGGTCTGCAAATATATGTAATATGATACGAGTATAGATTGTTTAGCAAATGCAGCTATAGAATTATAGGAGATAGTGTAGCCTCTAAGTCCTAGGAATATCACAAATTTCGCAACCTGAAGCGTTGCGAATACCTTTTAAAAGATTCTAGTTTAATTTTAGCATTCTGAATgccattatttaaattataattactGAGCGATAACTGTGGTTATATCTTAACACTGAATATATGTCTGTATATCGAGCGAAAATCCCAATTGTGTTTCAATTGCTGCGGCCCATTAATCACCCGGAAATCGGCATAAAGATCTGCGTAGTAAATTGGTGACTAAGCACTCCTATTCCTCTCCTATGCTTGTACCTGCCAAATGTTTATTGcggttataaaaaaaaacaaaaacaagttAGACGGAATTCAAGTGCTCAACTTTCTTCGAATTGGCCAAGACGGGCAGGCCAGCTGGCtccatgtttttcttttcGGCGGCTATTTAGATTTTTGCCTGATAAGACTGAAGTTGAGGGTCTCCCGGCTAAGCACCTAGACTATATTTATTGTTAAGAAGTGAATGGAATTTTTAGGAAAGTGCAAGTAAGTGCGAATATTTGGCATGATTCCCTAATATTGAAACGATTTAGCTGACTGTTGTTCACGTTGCTCCGGATCTACGTGACTTAAAtgcaatttatttgatttcagGTTTTCGGTCGATTactcatttaaaataaaaaaccggCTAAGTAAATTATACAAGTTATTAAAGTTAATTGGCAAACTGGAGCTCTTTGGGATGAGTGCTTCAGTGTATTGAATAATATTTACGATGCTAatttttattatgaaaaaagTAATAgtgggtataaaaatatttcgatttgattttaaaaagagccatttttcaaaagaaaatgcatttttctcACAGTTTACTCTATTCAAGTGGTTATTGGTTGTGTAAATAGTAGCCAGACACTGAAGTTCCTGTTAATTTaacaacttttttttattaatcgACGAAGgtaaatataattattgtatttGTTGCTTCTGGTAGTACAAAGTTAGATAAGTAGTGACATCCGATTGATAAGCTTCAAGGGTTTGGCGGTTTTTAGCTAACGATCGTGAGTATGACAAGGGGATAATATATCTCAGAACGAATGGGGAGTGGGTTAGACATTGAACCTTTTACTACAGACGAATTATGGGAATCCCCAAAACCAGAAACTGGTTTTGGAGGAGTAAGATTGCCGAGGACATTGAAGGGAAATAGAAGGAAAGGAAGGGGATATAGAAGGGaatatagaagatatagggATGGATAGTGATTTCAGTGGCCAGAGGGGACTTGATATCCCTTACGATATTTATAGTTCTTTCAAGGAAACTCCTTccaatccacaaatcgttcgAAACAAGACATGTTGCTCCTCTTCTATTTGCTTTACAAAGAATCTAGAGTTCGAATCACGGATTAAGATGACTCTCTGTGTCTATCTACGtcatttttattaattgattGAGATAAATCTTAGTCCATACCTCTGTAGCTCCTGGTAGCTAACAAAAACGAGATAATTTGATAGCTTACATGTTGCTTAAATAATGACAAATGTTGAACAAGGTGATGACATCGGATTGATAAGCCCCAATTGGTTTCTTTTTCAGATAACAACCATAAAGGGGTTAAAGAACAAGTTATTTTGGGGAAAGAGCTACAGATCAGTGTAGTTTgagaatattttttgaattaaaccgccaaaaatttcaaaagatTTAGAAATATAACGGTCTAGACCACTATAACACTCGATAGACGATAACTAATTTAAAGGATTGTGATCGAAGCAAGCTTTTCATTAAAAACTAGCCAAGACAAAGCTGTCAAGTCATCTGCTCCTCCTGTCATTCAACTAATTATTTAGTCGAAGGACAACTTCTGTTCAGAAAACCAAATACTgtgaaaaactaaataaaatcaacaaacttttattataatttaaatatatttttaattccaATCGCATCACCGTTATGAGTTCTAACGGCACCGGTTACGACTTGTCTGCCTCGCAATTCTCCCCGGATGGACGCGTCTTCCAGATCGAGTACGCCACCAAGGCGGTGGCTAAGAGCGGCACCGTCATCGGTCTGCGGGGCAAAGACTGCGTGGTCCTAGCTGTGGAGAAGATCATCTGCAGCAAGTTGTACGAGGACGATGCTGGTGGACGCCTGTTCACGATTGAAAGGAATATCGGAATGGCTATAGCCGGGCTATTGGCCGATGGAAACTTTATTGCTGACATTGCCCGCCAGGAGGCGGCCAACTATCGTCAACAATACGAACACACCATCCCATTGGAGCAACTGTGCGAACGGGTTTCCGGCTACATGCACGCATACACTCTATACAGCGCCGTCCGGCCCTTCGGACTTACCGTCATTTTCGGCTCCTGGGACGAGATGCAGGGACCCCAGCTGTACAAGATTGAGCCCTCTGGTTCCTTCTACGGTTACTTTTGTTGCGCCAGCGGAAAAGCCAAGCAACAGGCCAAGACGGAGATGGACAAGTTGAGGTTCAACATGAAAGCGGAAGAACTCATCAAAAGCGCCGGCGAAATCATCTACAAGATTCATGACGAGCTAAAGGACAAGGACTTCCGATTCGAAATGGGTGTTGTGGGCAAGGAAACGAACGGCCAACATTGCATTAATCCTAGCGTCTATACTGAGATGGCCAGGAACGCCGGTGATGCCGCCAGCAAGGAGGAAGATAGCGACAATGAGATTAATTAAGCATATCTTTCGGAGGAACTGACTCTGTGTATAATTATTCGAAAAAACAAGTTCTTTTATACTTTAGTTTTAACGTTTgactttccacatttttctATCGGATGGATTAATGGTTTATAAATACTagagaatatttatactttcaaatcaatttaatattccaaaaaataaaccagAGATGCATTTAATATTCAACTTCCACTAAGAATCctacaaataaatattcaacTTTTAAATCTTTTTGTGGTGATCCCCCGTCGCGGGCATGATGAGCAAGGTTGCCAGACCTAAGAAATtaataccaaataaaatacTTCCTTAACAGAAAATTTACACATTCTTTAAAGAAATTACGcttaaaaaacttttattatttcataaattatataaaaaaaacctacttttttgttaaaaatgttattttctgtttttgtagAGTGACCAGCCGACGAGAGGCAGGAGTCTCATCGACGCTTAAACAGCGTTGGCCACACTCCGCGACCAATTCTatatcacaaaaaaaattttctgcGGCCAAATTCGCGTTTTCGAAAAcgaggattaaccggagaaTCAACGCATGGAGAACGGATTAGAGAACGGAGCCCTGGCCGAGGGCGAGCCGGTGGACGAGGCTTCGGAGAACCAGGTGCTGAGCAGCTC includes these proteins:
- the LOC6497581 gene encoding proteasome subunit alpha type-3, with protein sequence MSSNGTGYDLSASQFSPDGRVFQIEYATKAVAKSGTVIGLRGKDCVVLAVEKIICSKLYEDDAGGRLFTIERNIGMAIAGLLADGNFIADIARQEAANYRQQYEHTIPLEQLCERVSGYMHAYTLYSAVRPFGLTVIFGSWDEMQGPQLYKIEPSGSFYGYFCCASGKAKQQAKTEMDKLRFNMKAEELIKSAGEIIYKIHDELKDKDFRFEMGVVGKETNGQHCINPSVYTEMARNAGDAASKEEDSDNEIN
- the LOC6497580 gene encoding uncharacterized protein LOC6497580, with the translated sequence MMAGSVHNTRMLRFLLVLIVVILTIFIYASYSATGNLTPNHIHPAASPPQQLIANNPGQQILQTANNSTDKEYGHRQAAKETASGKIVSIKAAEIHEIHRKHSQHRLPTIDEDALLDGGSAGASPQVGGPELTPNIMAEELLEEQQYGQSVDGVTGNINSSTNNNINNNNINSVGNNTGDTLLVKQSVPVPQQQQPPQSPSQSQSQSQPQAQAPQPDAEILIPTSNLQKFIENADKILKNITSNSSTGNGASAAAAGNDQNTEKGNQPEVVQMNLADGRLEVFEAESEKKEQPPPSKAIQEIKDTKGDAKLEKSEKPPAPIVRTTKGGAGSKSPAKQPGAPVDPSKGVPTEQLYEPGHLDDEIDAERICPKEGKFIKLLVLISSAMSHEAARMSIRQTWMHYGTRRDVGMAFVLGRGNNDTLNKALTQENFIYGDLIRGNFIDSYNNLTLKTISTLEWAYLHCPQAKYVLKTDDDMFINVPKLLAFLDKHKDKRTIYGRLAKKWKPIRNKKSKYYVSVDQFAAGVFPSFTTGPAYVLTGDIVHELYVRSLKTVYLKLEDVFTTGIVAQALGIKRLQANEFVNRRISFNPCNIRNAISVHMIKSNEQFDLWKKLLDQTTKCK